The Mauremys mutica isolate MM-2020 ecotype Southern chromosome 1, ASM2049712v1, whole genome shotgun sequence genome has a segment encoding these proteins:
- the NDUFA6 gene encoding NADH dehydrogenase [ubiquinone] 1 alpha subcomplex subunit 6 → MAAAAGGGKVAKAAGAAVKPIFSRDLGEAKRRVRELYRAWYREVPNAVHLYQLDISVKQGRDKVREMFMKNAHVTDPRVIDMLVIKGKMELQETTLVWKQRTHVMRFFHETETPRPKDFLSKFYVGHDP, encoded by the exons ATGGCGGCGGCGGCCGGGGGCGGGAAGGTGGCGAAGGCGGCGGGCGCGGCGGTGAAGCCGATCTTCAGCCGGGACCTGGGCGAGGCGAAGCGGCGGGTGCGGGAGCTGTACCGCGCCTGGTACCGGGAGGTGCCCAATGCCG TACATCTATACCAGTTGGACATCTCAGTGAAACAGGGGCGTGATAAGGTGCGGGAGATGTTCATGAAGAATGCCCATGTCACAGACCCCAGAGTGATTGACATGCTGGTTATAAAG GGGAAAATGGAACTACAGGAAACTACTCTTGTATGGAAGCAGCGGACACACGTCATGAGATTTTTCCATGAGACAGAAACCCCGCGACCCAAGGACTTTCTGTCCAAGTTCTATGTGGGCCATGACCCTTGA